The following are from one region of the Carnobacterium gallinarum DSM 4847 genome:
- the galE gene encoding UDP-glucose 4-epimerase GalE, whose translation MTILVLGGAGYIGSHAVDQLIEKKYDVVVVDNLQTGHSEAIHKQARFYKGDIRDKPFLENVFKKETINGVLHFAANSLVGESMEIPLHYFNNNVYGTQVLLEVMEQFAVKNIVFSSSAATYGEPKALPIMETAETNPESPYGETKLMMEKMLKWCDKAYGMNYVALRYFNVAGAKLDGTIGEDHTPESHLLPIILQTALGQRKELTIFGDDYSTPDGTCIRDYVHVVDLIEAHILALEYLNAGNGSNTFNLGSSAGFSVQEMLEAARKITGREIPAKVVERRAGDPSTLVAASEKARTVLGWEPQYTDMPTIIESAWKWHVNHPNGY comes from the coding sequence ATGACAATTTTAGTATTAGGTGGAGCTGGCTATATTGGTTCCCATGCTGTCGATCAATTAATTGAAAAAAAATATGATGTAGTAGTTGTAGATAATTTACAAACTGGACATTCTGAAGCTATTCATAAACAAGCTCGTTTTTATAAAGGTGATATTCGCGATAAGCCTTTTTTAGAAAACGTTTTCAAAAAAGAAACAATTAATGGTGTTTTACACTTTGCTGCTAACTCACTAGTTGGGGAATCTATGGAAATTCCTCTTCACTATTTTAATAATAATGTTTATGGAACTCAAGTTTTACTAGAAGTTATGGAGCAGTTTGCTGTAAAAAATATTGTTTTCTCCTCTTCTGCTGCAACCTATGGTGAACCAAAGGCCTTACCTATTATGGAAACAGCCGAAACAAACCCAGAAAGTCCTTATGGTGAAACAAAATTAATGATGGAAAAAATGCTTAAGTGGTGTGATAAAGCCTATGGTATGAACTATGTTGCTTTACGTTACTTCAATGTAGCTGGAGCAAAATTAGATGGGACAATCGGAGAAGATCATACACCTGAATCACATTTATTGCCAATTATTTTACAAACCGCTTTAGGACAACGAAAAGAATTAACTATTTTTGGCGATGATTATTCAACACCAGATGGAACTTGCATTCGTGACTACGTTCATGTGGTAGATTTAATTGAAGCACATATTCTAGCACTAGAATATTTAAATGCTGGAAATGGAAGTAACACATTTAATTTAGGAAGCTCAGCTGGTTTTTCAGTGCAAGAAATGCTTGAAGCCGCTCGTAAAATTACCGGTAGAGAAATTCCTGCAAAAGTTGTTGAACGTCGCGCAGGTGATCCAAGTACTTTAGTTGCAGCAAGTGAAAAAGCACGCACTGTTTTAGGATGGGAGCCACAATATACTGATATGCCAACTATTATTGAATCGGCTTGGAAATGGCATGTCAATCATCCGAATGGCTATTAA
- a CDS encoding LCP family protein, producing MSKTKKILIWVLCIFLLMIGAMGVYALKVYKDVTKTTDKIYQKVDKEEVRKEPVSIEKGKDSFSVLLLGVDTGDLGRTEQGRSDSIMIMTVNPNTNESKIVSIPRDTYTEIVGYGTTDKINHAYAFGGVSMSVNTVQKLLNIPIDYYVEVNMQGIKDIVDAVGGIDVNSPLTFSQDGISFTKGAIHLNGEQALAYSRMRYEDPTGDYGRQGRQRQVIEAVVKKAATFSTLTNYQDILNAMQNNMKTNLTFDNMYDIQAKYKAAAGNIEQVQMQGTGTMIDNISYQIVSPEEIARVSGVLRSNLELK from the coding sequence ATGTCAAAAACAAAGAAAATTTTAATTTGGGTACTCTGTATCTTCCTTCTAATGATTGGAGCTATGGGAGTATACGCTCTTAAAGTATATAAAGATGTAACCAAAACAACAGATAAGATTTATCAAAAAGTAGATAAAGAAGAAGTTCGTAAAGAGCCGGTGAGTATTGAAAAAGGAAAAGATTCTTTTTCTGTATTACTTCTTGGTGTTGATACTGGGGACTTAGGTCGAACAGAGCAAGGACGTTCAGATTCGATTATGATTATGACCGTTAATCCGAATACGAATGAATCTAAAATTGTAAGTATTCCTCGAGATACTTATACTGAAATAGTTGGATATGGAACTACTGATAAAATTAACCATGCATACGCTTTTGGTGGGGTATCTATGTCTGTAAATACGGTTCAAAAACTTTTAAATATTCCAATTGATTATTACGTTGAAGTCAATATGCAAGGAATTAAGGATATTGTAGATGCAGTTGGTGGGATTGATGTGAATAGTCCTTTAACTTTTAGTCAAGATGGTATTAGTTTCACTAAAGGAGCAATACACTTAAACGGTGAACAAGCCTTAGCATACTCTAGAATGAGATACGAAGATCCAACGGGTGACTATGGTCGTCAAGGTCGTCAACGTCAAGTAATTGAAGCAGTTGTAAAAAAAGCGGCAACATTCTCAACATTGACAAACTATCAAGATATTCTAAATGCAATGCAGAATAACATGAAAACTAATTTAACTTTTGATAATATGTACGACATTCAAGCGAAGTATAAAGCTGCTGCTGGAAATATTGAACAAGTTCAGATGCAAGGTACGGGAACAATGATTGATAATATTTCCTATCAAATTGTTTCACCAGAAGAAATTGCTCGTGTTTCAGGAGTTTTAAGAAGTAATTTGGAATTGAAATAA
- a CDS encoding UDP-glucose dehydrogenase family protein: MKIVIAGTGYVGLVTGVCLAEVGNSVTCIDIDEEKIESMKKGNSPIYEEGLEELMKKNYSSKKLNYSVDYKKEYKDADIVMIAVGTPERSDGSANLDFVRLVAKQIAENVEKDCLVVIKSTVPIGTNDDIEKYLIQNLKNNVHIEIASNPEFLAQGTAVRDTLYASRIAIGVESKWAEERLRIVYEPFKQPIIVTNRRSAEMIKYASNDFLALKISFMNDIANLCEIVGANIEDVAKGMSYDERIGSKFLKAGVGYGGSCFPKDTKALHWLANDHDYELKTIKAAIEVNEKQKLKLVRQARKKFDSFLGMKIAVLGLTFKPGTDDMREAPSIPNINYLIERGAEVTAYDPVGIERAKMIFGDKIQYTDSIDNALKNAEICFIMTEWKDVVNYKLEKYKNIMKTPVVYDGRNCYDLSSVKVSGIEYYSIGR; this comes from the coding sequence TTGAAAATTGTAATTGCGGGAACAGGTTATGTTGGATTAGTTACAGGTGTGTGTCTTGCTGAAGTTGGCAACTCAGTTACTTGTATTGATATTGATGAAGAGAAAATTGAATCTATGAAGAAAGGCAATTCTCCAATTTATGAAGAGGGGCTTGAAGAATTAATGAAAAAAAATTATTCTTCAAAAAAACTAAACTATTCAGTTGATTATAAAAAAGAATACAAAGATGCTGATATTGTTATGATTGCTGTGGGAACTCCTGAAAGAAGTGATGGCTCTGCTAACTTAGACTTTGTACGTCTAGTTGCAAAACAAATTGCTGAAAATGTTGAAAAAGATTGCTTAGTAGTCATTAAATCTACTGTACCAATTGGTACAAATGATGATATAGAAAAATATCTTATTCAAAACTTAAAAAACAATGTTCATATTGAAATTGCTTCAAATCCAGAATTTTTAGCTCAGGGAACAGCTGTTAGAGATACTCTTTATGCATCTAGAATTGCAATTGGTGTAGAAAGTAAATGGGCAGAAGAACGTTTACGGATAGTTTATGAGCCATTTAAACAACCTATTATAGTGACTAATAGAAGAAGTGCAGAGATGATAAAGTATGCATCAAATGATTTTCTGGCTTTAAAAATATCATTTATGAATGATATTGCAAATTTATGTGAAATTGTTGGCGCTAATATAGAAGATGTGGCCAAAGGGATGAGTTATGATGAGCGAATCGGTAGTAAGTTTTTAAAAGCGGGTGTTGGATATGGTGGTTCTTGTTTTCCAAAAGATACAAAAGCGTTACATTGGTTAGCTAATGATCATGATTATGAACTAAAAACAATCAAAGCAGCGATAGAAGTAAATGAAAAACAAAAATTAAAACTTGTAAGACAAGCTCGTAAAAAGTTCGATAGTTTTTTAGGGATGAAAATCGCTGTTTTAGGTTTAACATTCAAACCTGGAACAGATGATATGAGAGAAGCTCCTTCAATTCCAAATATAAATTATTTAATCGAAAGAGGAGCGGAAGTTACTGCCTATGATCCTGTTGGTATTGAACGAGCAAAAATGATTTTTGGAGATAAAATTCAGTATACAGACTCAATTGATAACGCACTTAAAAATGCTGAAATTTGTTTTATTATGACAGAATGGAAAGATGTTGTTAACTATAAACTTGAAAAATATAAAAATATTATGAAAACGCCTGTTGTTTACGATGGTCGAAATTGTTATGATTTAAGTAGTGTAAAAGTTAGCGGAATTGAGTATTATTCAATTGGACGATAA
- a CDS encoding phospho-sugar mutase, protein MEIYEKNYNKWLEKLDHDDKMKTRLLCMKKQEKMDSFYKYIDFGTGGVRGELGIGTNKLNIYTIRKITEGLSLYLEEKNNKEKSIVIAYDTRFMSKEFCLEVAKNFITHGFKVYIFDDVRPTPLLSFAVRYLKADIGIVITASHNPSNYNGYKIYNETGAQIVTHEANSIKKYIDLVEDEFRIKVISDDFLFNNPNFSIIGNRVENAYLEKVNSLIIDKELIKNVGNNLLIVFSSLHGTAKKLVPQALKDAGFKNVIIVKEQSNFDSNFSTVESPNPEEYSAFNLAIQYGEKVGADILLATDPDSDRLGVMVKDFNNEYRQVNGNQLGALILTYLLSNYKEKLKNYNENFLLKTIVTSNLGEMIANKYGVKTINTLTGFKFIGEQINMIPKDSKFILGYEESYGFLIGDFVRDKDAIQAAVIISEIATYYKNKDMNLFDALHTIYEEYGYYKEELFSISLKGLEGEQKIQEIMLNYRKNPIKSTKIGMVKFVEDFQKKIKINLLEKTSFPISLPKSNVLKFILEDGSWFCLRPSGTEPKIKIYLSVLGETELDCERKMELLKDEILAELY, encoded by the coding sequence ATGGAAATTTATGAAAAAAATTACAATAAATGGTTAGAAAAACTAGATCATGATGATAAAATGAAAACTAGATTATTGTGTATGAAGAAACAGGAAAAAATGGATAGTTTTTATAAATATATAGATTTTGGTACAGGTGGAGTTCGTGGAGAGCTTGGGATTGGAACTAATAAATTAAATATTTATACTATTAGAAAAATAACCGAAGGATTATCTTTGTATTTAGAGGAGAAAAATAATAAAGAAAAAAGTATTGTTATTGCATATGATACAAGATTTATGTCCAAAGAATTTTGTCTTGAAGTTGCAAAAAATTTTATTACTCATGGTTTTAAAGTATATATATTTGATGATGTTCGCCCAACACCATTACTTTCATTTGCTGTAAGATATCTTAAGGCAGATATAGGAATCGTAATAACTGCCAGTCATAATCCTTCCAATTATAATGGATATAAAATATATAACGAAACTGGAGCTCAGATTGTTACTCATGAAGCAAATTCTATAAAGAAATACATTGATTTAGTAGAAGATGAATTTAGAATTAAGGTAATTTCAGATGATTTTCTTTTTAATAATCCTAACTTTTCAATAATAGGAAATAGAGTAGAGAATGCCTATTTAGAAAAGGTTAATTCTTTGATAATTGATAAAGAGCTGATAAAAAATGTTGGGAATAATCTTTTAATTGTGTTTTCTTCTTTACATGGAACAGCAAAAAAATTAGTACCACAAGCATTAAAAGATGCTGGTTTTAAAAATGTGATAATTGTTAAAGAACAAAGTAACTTTGATTCAAACTTCTCGACTGTAGAATCTCCTAATCCAGAAGAATATTCTGCATTTAATTTGGCTATTCAATATGGAGAAAAAGTCGGAGCTGATATTTTATTAGCAACAGATCCAGATTCTGATCGTTTAGGAGTGATGGTAAAAGATTTTAATAATGAATATAGACAAGTTAATGGTAATCAATTAGGAGCTTTAATCCTAACGTACTTACTATCAAACTATAAAGAAAAATTAAAAAATTATAATGAAAACTTTTTATTGAAAACTATAGTTACGTCGAATCTAGGTGAAATGATTGCAAATAAATATGGTGTAAAGACTATTAATACATTAACAGGTTTTAAATTTATTGGAGAACAAATTAATATGATACCAAAGGATAGTAAATTTATTTTGGGTTATGAAGAGAGCTATGGATTCTTGATAGGTGATTTTGTTAGGGATAAAGATGCAATACAAGCAGCTGTTATAATATCAGAAATAGCAACTTATTATAAAAATAAAGATATGAATTTATTTGATGCATTACACACTATTTATGAAGAGTATGGATATTATAAAGAAGAACTTTTTTCTATCAGTTTAAAAGGACTAGAAGGAGAGCAAAAAATTCAAGAAATAATGCTTAACTATAGAAAAAATCCAATAAAATCAACAAAAATTGGTATGGTTAAGTTTGTTGAAGACTTTCAAAAAAAAATAAAAATAAATCTATTAGAAAAAACAAGTTTTCCAATTAGTCTTCCAAAATCCAATGTATTAAAATTTATTTTAGAAGATGGCTCTTGGTTTTGTTTAAGGCCATCTGGAACAGAACCTAAAATCAAAATATATTTAAGTGTACTTGGTGAAACAGAATTAGATTGCGAACGTAAAATGGAACTATTAAAAGATGAGATATTAGCTGAACTTTATTGA
- a CDS encoding sugar phosphate nucleotidyltransferase, producing the protein MKLILLSGGSGKRLWPLSNTQRSKQFLKVLETENGDAESMLQRVWRQLEAVGLANDTFIATENSQLEMIESQIEIDPKKIILEPERRDTFAAIALSTTYLKSLMGIDENEVVCVLPVDPYTELSFFEKIKELENLFNESSAELGLIGINPTFPSEKYGYIIPKSSSTTTTTFEVDYFKEKPTTIIAKELLNFNAVWNAGVFAFKLKKMNDILLNYSLPLNYTELLHRYIEIPKNSFDYEFVEKAQSIFCIRYDGFWKDLGTWNTLTEEMSKESIGEVVLTDDCYNTNIINELDIPIVAIGLKNIVVAASPDGIMVSDKESSPKIKDIFNESIKLAPMYQEKKWGSITTYSNKKDYKIELIKISRGSNYSLDSEEHVFITILNGSLINKDTNEIFKTGNILNDFAGETLENTELLKIFLKN; encoded by the coding sequence ATGAAATTAATTTTATTGTCTGGTGGTTCTGGTAAGAGGTTATGGCCACTTTCTAACACCCAAAGGTCAAAGCAATTTTTAAAGGTTTTAGAAACTGAAAATGGAGACGCAGAGTCTATGCTTCAGAGAGTTTGGAGACAATTAGAAGCAGTTGGACTAGCTAATGATACTTTTATTGCAACTGAAAATTCTCAACTAGAAATGATTGAATCTCAAATTGAAATTGATCCTAAAAAGATAATTCTAGAGCCAGAAAGACGAGATACGTTTGCTGCGATTGCGCTATCTACTACCTATTTAAAATCTTTAATGGGAATTGATGAAAATGAAGTAGTTTGTGTTTTACCAGTAGATCCCTATACTGAATTATCATTTTTTGAAAAAATTAAGGAACTTGAAAATTTATTTAATGAGAGTAGTGCTGAACTTGGTCTAATTGGTATAAATCCTACTTTTCCTTCTGAAAAATATGGCTATATTATACCTAAAAGTAGTAGTACGACTACTACCACATTTGAAGTCGATTATTTTAAAGAAAAACCCACAACTATTATTGCTAAAGAATTACTAAATTTTAATGCTGTGTGGAATGCTGGAGTTTTTGCTTTTAAATTAAAGAAAATGAATGATATTTTATTAAATTATTCATTACCATTGAATTATACAGAGTTATTGCATAGATATATTGAAATTCCTAAAAATAGTTTTGATTATGAATTTGTAGAAAAGGCACAGTCAATATTTTGTATTAGATATGATGGATTTTGGAAAGATTTAGGAACATGGAATACCTTAACCGAAGAAATGTCCAAAGAATCTATTGGTGAGGTTGTTTTAACTGATGATTGTTATAATACAAACATTATCAATGAACTTGATATTCCCATAGTAGCTATTGGATTAAAGAATATAGTAGTTGCTGCAAGTCCAGATGGAATTATGGTATCTGATAAAGAAAGTAGTCCAAAAATAAAAGATATTTTTAATGAAAGTATAAAATTAGCTCCAATGTATCAAGAAAAAAAATGGGGAAGTATAACAACTTACTCTAACAAAAAAGATTATAAAATTGAGTTAATAAAAATAAGTAGAGGTTCTAACTATTCTTTAGATAGTGAGGAGCATGTTTTTATTACTATTTTAAATGGTAGCTTAATTAACAAGGATACAAATGAAATTTTTAAAACGGGTAATATTTTAAATGATTTCGCTGGGGAAACTCTTGAGAATACAGAATTATTAAAAATATTTTTAAAGAATTAG
- a CDS encoding glycosyltransferase family 4 protein, with protein sequence MNIYVLRNSVAKTSADIKRIAESLYFMGYNVTIISRLRGEKTTENISENKYRIGEDYILNKELNVKSNENSGLKNLFNLMFYMFKLLNILIKDRKQYEVIHAFDLDTGLPALVMSIFFKKKYVYHILDFYVDSKSGIPRTLKKIIKKMEFLVISKADCTIICTNERMAQIDGSKPKKIEIIYNTPVKNKFIEVEKNSYIANTSRTSICYVGTLSKTRFIDEMLEIVSKNDKLLLTIAGNGTSIDKVNKYSKEFSNIAFLGTIDYEKSLELYSESDLMFAIYDPTIPNHKYSAPNKIYEAMMLGKPIIVAKDTGMDDIILKEKIGFSVDYSINEIATLLEFISDNKEILKEYKINSSNAYPKYSWDKMEQRLKNIYYNLY encoded by the coding sequence ATGAACATTTATGTATTAAGAAATTCAGTAGCAAAGACTAGTGCGGATATTAAAAGAATAGCTGAATCACTTTATTTTATGGGATATAATGTTACTATAATTAGTAGATTACGAGGAGAAAAAACTACAGAGAATATTAGTGAAAATAAATATAGAATTGGTGAAGATTATATCCTTAATAAGGAGCTTAATGTAAAAAGTAATGAGAATAGTGGATTAAAAAATTTATTTAATTTAATGTTTTATATGTTTAAACTTCTGAATATTTTGATTAAAGATAGAAAGCAATATGAAGTTATTCATGCATTTGATTTAGATACGGGTTTACCAGCATTAGTTATGAGTATTTTTTTTAAAAAAAAATATGTATATCATATTTTAGACTTTTATGTTGATAGTAAATCAGGAATTCCTAGAACATTAAAAAAGATTATAAAAAAAATGGAATTTTTAGTTATTTCTAAAGCTGACTGCACTATTATTTGTACGAATGAAAGAATGGCGCAAATAGATGGGAGTAAACCAAAAAAAATAGAAATTATTTACAACACTCCCGTGAAAAATAAGTTCATTGAGGTAGAAAAAAATTCCTACATAGCAAATACTAGTAGAACTAGTATTTGCTATGTAGGAACATTATCAAAAACAAGATTTATTGATGAAATGTTAGAAATTGTTTCAAAAAATGATAAACTTTTGTTAACCATTGCTGGGAATGGAACATCTATAGATAAGGTAAATAAATATTCAAAAGAATTTTCTAATATAGCGTTTTTGGGAACAATTGACTATGAAAAATCGCTAGAATTATATAGTGAATCTGATTTAATGTTTGCTATTTATGATCCAACTATCCCAAATCATAAATATTCTGCTCCAAATAAAATCTACGAAGCAATGATGTTAGGTAAACCAATTATTGTTGCTAAAGATACTGGAATGGATGATATTATATTAAAAGAAAAAATTGGATTCTCAGTCGATTATTCAATTAATGAGATAGCTACTTTATTAGAGTTCATTTCAGATAATAAAGAAATATTGAAAGAATATAAAATTAATTCTAGTAATGCTTATCCAAAATACTCTTGGGATAAGATGGAACAGAGGCTAAAAAATATCTATTACAATTTGTATTGA
- a CDS encoding glycosyltransferase gives MEIIYFLSGFLIFFTLIGYPLVLVFLSKIIKKDIINSSETFNPSVTIIIPAHNEESVIKNKLKNLISLDYKKNIEIIIASDNSTDDTNAIVETFIKENSNFDISLYKVQERKGKTNAQNETVKIAKGDILIFSDANSILDKNAVKEIVSYFNDLSIGYVAGKLSYSNSYVAESSETENNYWSYDLLMRKIESDIASITAGNGALYGVRKIDYVDINLVQSHDSIFPQKMVLKNKKAKYNEKAIAHEKAGEVSEDEFKRKVRMSRQILSISFSDISKYNIFKYGWFSFFYFSHRLLRNNLYLLHIIFYVSNLLIMNESFLFFVIFILQSIFYLLAILGIKYKSKLFYLPFYYSMTIFAQLVGAKNELTGKSKPFWEKAESTR, from the coding sequence TTGGAGATTATATATTTTTTAAGTGGATTTCTCATTTTTTTTACTTTAATAGGATATCCATTAGTATTAGTATTTCTTAGTAAAATAATAAAAAAGGATATAATAAATAGTAGTGAAACGTTTAATCCTTCTGTAACAATTATTATCCCTGCTCATAATGAGGAATCTGTTATAAAGAATAAATTAAAAAATTTAATTTCGCTAGACTACAAAAAAAATATAGAGATAATAATAGCTTCTGATAATAGCACAGATGATACAAATGCTATTGTTGAAACTTTTATTAAAGAAAATTCTAATTTTGATATTAGTCTTTACAAGGTACAAGAAAGAAAAGGCAAAACTAATGCTCAAAATGAAACTGTAAAAATTGCTAAAGGAGATATTTTAATATTTTCAGATGCGAATTCAATATTAGATAAGAATGCAGTTAAAGAAATTGTGAGCTACTTTAATGATTTATCAATTGGATATGTAGCTGGAAAATTGAGTTACTCTAATTCATATGTAGCAGAATCTAGTGAAACTGAGAATAATTATTGGAGTTATGACTTATTAATGAGAAAAATAGAATCTGATATAGCTTCTATTACAGCAGGAAATGGTGCTTTGTATGGGGTTAGAAAAATTGATTACGTAGATATAAATTTAGTTCAATCACACGATAGTATTTTTCCTCAAAAAATGGTTTTAAAAAATAAAAAGGCCAAATATAATGAAAAAGCTATTGCTCATGAAAAAGCTGGAGAAGTAAGTGAGGATGAATTTAAACGAAAAGTAAGAATGTCTAGGCAAATACTAAGTATTAGTTTTTCCGATATATCTAAATATAATATATTTAAATATGGCTGGTTTAGTTTCTTTTATTTTTCTCACAGATTGTTGAGAAACAATCTGTATCTACTTCATATTATTTTTTATGTAAGTAATCTGTTAATCATGAATGAATCCTTTCTATTTTTTGTAATATTTATTTTGCAGAGTATCTTTTATTTGTTAGCAATCTTAGGGATCAAATATAAATCAAAACTCTTTTATTTACCATTTTATTATTCAATGACAATATTTGCACAGCTTGTGGGAGCAAAAAATGAGTTAACTGGTAAATCAAAACCATTTTGGGAAAAAGCAGAATCGACTAGGTAG
- a CDS encoding aminotransferase class I/II-fold pyridoxal phosphate-dependent enzyme, with translation MKRILLSSPHMSGNEQNYIKDAFDTNWIAPLGPNVDQFEKDIAAYAGVKGASVTSSGTGAIHLALDILGVGQGDSVFCSSFTFIASANPALYLGAELTFIDSETDTWNMSPKALEHALSDAKKANQLPKAIIVVNLYGQSAQMDELLEIANHFHVPIVEDAAESLGADYKGKKSGTLGKIGIYSFNGNKIITTSGGGVLISDDEEIVAKSHFLATQARDQAPHYQHSVVGYNYRMSNILAGVGIAQLQVLDDRVARRREIFETYYQELSSIEGIDFMPELENTKSNRWLSALTVDPTIIQLNPYEIMDKMNEVNIETRALWKPLHLQPLFKNNKFYSNNQSEKATSTLLFERGLCVPSGSNMSDEELTRVIKQLQNILRGC, from the coding sequence ATGAAAAGAATTCTATTATCTTCACCTCATATGTCAGGAAATGAGCAAAATTATATTAAGGATGCTTTTGATACGAACTGGATTGCTCCGTTGGGTCCTAATGTAGATCAATTTGAAAAAGATATTGCTGCCTATGCAGGAGTAAAAGGTGCTTCGGTAACAAGTTCTGGTACTGGTGCAATTCATCTAGCCTTAGATATTTTAGGTGTTGGTCAAGGAGATTCAGTATTTTGTTCATCGTTTACTTTTATTGCTAGTGCTAATCCAGCACTTTATTTAGGAGCAGAACTAACTTTCATTGATTCAGAGACCGATACATGGAATATGAGTCCCAAGGCTTTAGAACATGCATTAAGCGATGCAAAGAAGGCTAATCAATTACCCAAAGCAATTATTGTTGTTAATCTATATGGTCAAAGTGCACAAATGGATGAGCTACTTGAAATTGCCAATCACTTTCATGTACCAATTGTAGAAGATGCAGCAGAATCTCTAGGGGCAGACTACAAAGGCAAAAAAAGTGGTACTTTAGGAAAAATTGGAATTTATTCTTTCAATGGAAATAAAATTATCACTACCTCAGGTGGTGGTGTTTTAATTTCAGATGATGAAGAAATTGTTGCCAAATCACATTTTTTAGCAACACAAGCAAGAGATCAAGCTCCACACTACCAACACTCAGTTGTAGGATACAATTATCGTATGAGTAATATTCTTGCAGGAGTAGGTATTGCTCAATTACAAGTCTTAGATGATCGGGTTGCACGTAGAAGAGAAATATTTGAAACCTATTATCAAGAGCTATCAAGTATTGAAGGAATCGATTTTATGCCTGAATTGGAAAATACAAAATCAAATAGATGGTTGTCAGCATTGACAGTAGATCCAACGATTATTCAACTAAACCCATATGAAATCATGGATAAGATGAATGAAGTAAATATTGAAACTAGGGCTTTATGGAAACCACTACACTTACAACCTCTATTTAAAAATAATAAATTCTATTCAAATAATCAATCAGAAAAAGCAACATCTACTCTTTTATTTGAAAGAGGTTTATGTGTTCCTTCTGGTTCAAATATGAGTGATGAAGAACTAACTAGAGTAATTAAACAATTACAAAATATTCTGAGAGGGTGCTAG
- a CDS encoding acetyltransferase, whose protein sequence is MKEIAIVGSGGFGKEIAFLIERTGDWKIIGFFDDNTNKKIYGYDIVGSTDDLVNWQSEIAIVCAIGNSEVRKKIIGKIKSNSRLTFPTVIDPSVIMGKQVQLGEGNIICANSILTVDIKLGNFNIINLNTTIGHDVQIKSFNTFYPTVNISGFIETDDGVEVGTGSQIIQNLKIGKNAIIGAGSVVIKDVPANTTSVGVPAKVIKIRKEV, encoded by the coding sequence ATGAAAGAAATTGCTATTGTTGGTTCTGGCGGATTCGGTAAAGAGATTGCTTTCTTAATTGAACGAACTGGTGACTGGAAAATAATTGGATTTTTTGATGATAATACTAATAAAAAAATATACGGCTATGATATTGTCGGATCAACGGATGATTTAGTTAACTGGCAATCTGAAATTGCTATTGTTTGTGCAATTGGCAATTCAGAAGTAAGAAAAAAAATCATTGGTAAAATTAAATCAAATTCTAGGTTAACATTTCCTACAGTTATTGATCCATCTGTAATTATGGGAAAACAAGTTCAATTAGGTGAAGGAAATATTATTTGTGCAAACTCAATTTTGACAGTAGATATTAAACTTGGAAACTTTAATATTATTAATCTAAATACCACAATAGGGCATGATGTACAAATAAAATCTTTTAATACATTTTATCCTACTGTAAATATTTCTGGTTTTATAGAGACAGATGATGGTGTTGAAGTTGGAACTGGATCTCAAATTATTCAGAATTTAAAAATTGGAAAAAATGCTATAATTGGTGCAGGTAGTGTTGTAATTAAAGATGTGCCAGCTAATACAACTTCTGTTGGTGTTCCAGCAAAAGTCATAAAAATACGGAAAGAAGTGTAG